Proteins encoded in a region of the Rutidosis leptorrhynchoides isolate AG116_Rl617_1_P2 chromosome 9, CSIRO_AGI_Rlap_v1, whole genome shotgun sequence genome:
- the LOC139867735 gene encoding uncharacterized protein produces MKIISLNIRGLGLDDKDKLKLNWFKRLCNREKPNFIALQETKCQNFPEFWIENFWGNSDYKYCCKKAKGNSGGLLMVWDPNLFVTNHIVERETFIAIKGNWKSVADELILINVYVPQNDEGKKQMWKDLKEVMNYDEALWMIFGDFNEVRAKWFNEFIKHCNLLDIPVGGRLYTRISDNGHKFSKLDRFLISENVLQQWPNLNAVVLNKKYTDHCPIMLQEGNIDFGLKPIKVFDEWIKHKDAQSIVEKAWSVEVNGWRHDVSLEKN; encoded by the exons ATGAAGATAATCTCGTTAAACATTAGAGGATTAGGGCTTGATGATAAAGACAAGTTAAAACTAAATTGGTTCAAACGATTATGCAATCGTGAAAAACCAAACTTTATAGCGTTACAAGAAACTAAATGTCAAAACTTTCCAGAATTCTGGATCGAAAATTTTTGGGGTAACTCGGATTATAAATATTGTTGCAAAAAAGCTAAAGGGAATTCGGGCGGGCTTCTTATGGTTTGGGATCCTAACCTTTTTGTTACTAACCATATTGTTGAGCGAGAAACCTTTATTGCGATAAAAGGTAATTGGAAAAGTGTAGCTGATGAGTTGATTCTTATAAACGTATATGTTCCACAAAACGATGAAGGTAAAAAGCAAATGTGGAAAGATCTTAAAGAGGTTATGAATTATGATGAGGCCTTATGGATGATTTTTGGGGATTTCAATGAAGTAAG GGCCAAATGGTTTAACGAATTCATAAAACATTGCAATCTTCTTGATATTCCGGTTGGAGGTCGGTTATATACTAGGATTAGTGATAATGGCCACAAATTTAGTAAACTTGATAGATTTCTCATTTCTGAAAATGTTTTACAACAATGGCCTAATTTGAATGCGGTTGTACTCAACAAAAAATATACGGATCACTGCCCGATAATGCTACAAGAGGGTAATATCGACTTTGGGCTGAAACCGATCAAAGTCTTCGATGAATGGATAAAACATAAAGACGCACAGAGTATTGTCGAAAAAGCTTGGAGTGTGGAAGTTAATGGATGGAGACATGATGTATCTTTAGAGAAAAATTGA